The sequence TTGATACCGCACTTCTACAGGGGGGAGATGAAGGGGAGGGTCCTCGTGGATGGGGTGGACACGAGGGAGGCCAGCGTCGCTCAGCTGTCCAAGAAGGTTGGGCTGGTCTTCCAGAACCCAGAGCATATGTTCTTCTCCGAGACCGTATATGAGGAGGTATCTTTCGGCCCTAAATCGATAGGCATGGATCCTGAAGAAATTAGGGAGTCTGTTAAATGGGCGTTGGAGGAAGTAGGCCTTTGGGAGTTGAGAGAGAGGAGTCCTTGGTCATTAAGCGGTGGTGAGATGAAGAGACTCTCGATAGCATGTATCCTGTCCATGAAGCCGGAGTTCTTGGCGGTAGATGAGCCCACAATAGGACAGGACAGTCTATCAAAGGAGTCGTTATCGGAGATATTTAGGAGGATAAGGAGGGAGGGTAAGGGTGTCGTGATCGTCACCCATGACTTGGAGTGGTTGGACGAGCTTGGTCCTGATGTGGTACTCGTGCTTCGCTACGGGGTCGTGATCGATAGAGGAGACCCTAGGGAGATCTTCTCGGATATAAGGAATCTCGCTACTAACGGCCTCATACCTCCCTACAAATACATAGTCGATTCTCTGCTGGAGGTGGGTTAAGTGCTCGACCCTATGGGAATGGTGGAGATTTTCAGGACTCAAGTGAGGGAGACACCGTACTCCAAGCTCAATCCCCTCACGAAACTCCTACTCTTCATCTCCTTCATAACACTTCCTCTAATCAGCGCCTCGCTTCTAATGCAGATATTCTCCCTTATGACCCAAATACCACTAATAATTCTATCAAGATCCGAGAGAAGGGTGAAGAGGTCCCTTAAGGCATCCCTTCTGTTCATCGTAGTACTAGTGGTGCTAAACTATCTCACTACCCATAGTTTGGAGTTCAGCCTCGCAATGGTGCTGAGGCTGATAAGCATGATAATGGCCTCGGCAATATTCATGACAGGCACCAGCCCAGCGGAGATAGGCGACCTCCTAACCAAGCTCAAGGTCCCCCTTCAGATAACCTTCTCCTTCGTGATAGCCCTAAGGTTCATACCCGTTTTGGCGGATGATGTGGTAATGATCATCACATCTCAGGTTAGTAGAGGCTATGAACTGGAGAGGGGGGGCTTCTTGGAGAAGGTAAGGAGGTTGATCCCCATACTGATTCCCATGATAATAATAGCGATAAGGAGAGGCCATCAGCTGGCAGAGGCCTTAGAGACTAGGGCTTTTGGGGCTATAGAGAAGAGGAGTAGCTATGTAGTCTATGAGTATGGGAGAGACGATTGGATCCTCCTAGTCTATGCCATAATTGTGATAACCATGGGTTTAATGGTGGGGACACTCACACCACAATTTCAACTCCTTCCATTCCAATATTAGAGCAGCAGACCTGAAATTCCTATACTTCCAGTCCACCACAGCCCAATGGAGTTGAAGGAATTGAACTACAGGGGAGACTCCCTCCGGAGTTGATGGAATGGAAACGATGCGCATCTCATTATAATAAGGTTGTATCACTTGGAACTTATCATCTTATCATTAGAACCTTTTCCCTTAAAAGGGCACTAACTTTAAATCCTCCAGAGGCAATACAACTTATTCAGGTCCGGGCGGAGGGGAAGTGATCGGATGCCATTGGATGAGGCGTTTATCGATACCTCTTACATGTCCTACACGATAATTAAAGATAAGCGAGTCCTCCGGGACTCTTATATCCCTGATACCCTGCCCAGTAGGGAGGAGCAAATATTCCAATTCTCGAGGATACTCTCAGATCTACTCGTGGATCAGCCTCCAAGCGATGTGGCTTTCATTGGAAAGCCCGGTACGGGTAAAACAGCCGTAGTGAAGCACGTGATCAAGAAGTACAGGAACGAGTACCCGAACCTCAGGGCTAAATTCGCATATGTAAACTGCAGCCAAGCCACCACAGCCTACAGAGTTCTCTATCAATTGAATCGGTCCATGGGAGTTCTAGTTCCACCATCAGGCTATCCCTTCGATGTCCTCTGGGACAAATTCGTCGATGCCTACATGACCTCAAACTCTAGACTGGTGATAGTTCTAGACGAGGTGGATTTGTTGGTTAAGAGGGATGGAGGGAGGCTGCTTTATGCCCTCACTAGGTTGAACTACGACCTCCCCGAGGAGTTAAGCATAAGCTTAGTGGTCATCAGCAACACCATGGACTTCCTCGAAAGGCTAGATCCTAGAGAGAGGAGCAGCTTTGAACCAAACAGGCTGCAGTTCCCGCCCTACAACCATCCTCAGCTGTATCAGATACTCAGGCAGAGGGCGGATCTAGGGCTCAAGGTCGGCACTTGGGAGGACGAGGCCCTACAGTACATAGCTAGCAGGGTGGCTCAGGAGTCTGGTGATGCCAGGAGGGCTATAGACATTCTGAGGATGGCTGCCGAGCTAGCGGAGAACGAGAGAGCTGAGAAGCTGACGAAGGAGCATGCTATCATGGCGGTAGATACAGTCAATGAGGAGGAGGTGTCAATAACCGTCAGGACCCTGCCTCTCCACCATAGGCTCATACTAGCAGCCATCGCCGATGTGCTCGAACGACCGGCGGTCAGGGCCGGAACTGGTACCATCTACCACGCATACGAGCAGAGAGCCAGCTTGTACGGGGTAAAACCACTAACTATGAGGAGGGTCTCAGGCATATTGAGGGAGCTGGAGTCTCAAGGTCTCATCGAGATAGAGATGCAGTACGGGGGGGCTAGGGGGAACACCAAAGTGGTGAAGAAGATGGCTCTGCCCCTCAGGCAGATGAGGAACCTCTTAGCCCAGATGGGCATAAGGTAACGGCTATGAGGAGAAATCCTTCACCTCGATTTCCATACTCTTTAGATTTAGTATTGGGGCCTTCCCCACAGTCACTTCAATTCCCAAACTCTTTATATATGGAGTCTCATTCTCAAAAGTCCCCGAGTTGA is a genomic window of Thermoproteota archaeon containing:
- a CDS encoding AAA family ATPase is translated as MPLDEAFIDTSYMSYTIIKDKRVLRDSYIPDTLPSREEQIFQFSRILSDLLVDQPPSDVAFIGKPGTGKTAVVKHVIKKYRNEYPNLRAKFAYVNCSQATTAYRVLYQLNRSMGVLVPPSGYPFDVLWDKFVDAYMTSNSRLVIVLDEVDLLVKRDGGRLLYALTRLNYDLPEELSISLVVISNTMDFLERLDPRERSSFEPNRLQFPPYNHPQLYQILRQRADLGLKVGTWEDEALQYIASRVAQESGDARRAIDILRMAAELAENERAEKLTKEHAIMAVDTVNEEEVSITVRTLPLHHRLILAAIADVLERPAVRAGTGTIYHAYEQRASLYGVKPLTMRRVSGILRELESQGLIEIEMQYGGARGNTKVVKKMALPLRQMRNLLAQMGIR
- a CDS encoding ABC transporter ATP-binding protein, whose translation is LIPHFYRGEMKGRVLVDGVDTREASVAQLSKKVGLVFQNPEHMFFSETVYEEVSFGPKSIGMDPEEIRESVKWALEEVGLWELRERSPWSLSGGEMKRLSIACILSMKPEFLAVDEPTIGQDSLSKESLSEIFRRIRREGKGVVIVTHDLEWLDELGPDVVLVLRYGVVIDRGDPREIFSDIRNLATNGLIPPYKYIVDSLLEVG
- a CDS encoding energy-coupling factor transporter transmembrane component T — translated: MLDPMGMVEIFRTQVRETPYSKLNPLTKLLLFISFITLPLISASLLMQIFSLMTQIPLIILSRSERRVKRSLKASLLFIVVLVVLNYLTTHSLEFSLAMVLRLISMIMASAIFMTGTSPAEIGDLLTKLKVPLQITFSFVIALRFIPVLADDVVMIITSQVSRGYELERGGFLEKVRRLIPILIPMIIIAIRRGHQLAEALETRAFGAIEKRSSYVVYEYGRDDWILLVYAIIVITMGLMVGTLTPQFQLLPFQY